From Scatophagus argus isolate fScaArg1 chromosome 2, fScaArg1.pri, whole genome shotgun sequence:
ACCTTGTTTCAGATTGCGGTAGTGTTCTTCACTCACAttaataaactgaacaaaagaaaaggagtgTTAATGTAAAGGAACCTCAGTATCCTCAGTACTTACAGTGTGTAATTGTACTCAGTACTTCTGTAAAGCATCACCATCatctgttgttcttttctttctgattaAAGCTTGGCTCAGCATCCACTCCAGTCTGTCCGTGTGCCACTCATTTGGAAACTCATGCCTTAAAAAATAACGTAGTGCCCctaaaaagtaaacacagagtCCATTAAGCAGGTGACCGTCTTACCATCGTAGATACAGTTTATGCCGATACCCTGAGGAATATCACTCTATGTAGACTCTGTGAGTCACATAACACGTTAGAGCCTGCGTGATTAATTAAAATGTCCCATTTTAACTACCTAGTGAATCTAATCTAttcaaaagtgagaaaatattaaaGCTGTAGTCTGTCGCTGTACACTCTGGACATGGACATCACTGTTGAGTTTATCAAATGTATTCCCATTGAGATAGCAGACATCTCAACAGCCAGAACTCTGCAGGTCAAATCAAAACTATCTGGatgataaacagcactacagggaACGTGAAACATatgtaattttgatttttgggtaaactgtccctttaggttaaaaaaaatagcaattgCACACTTAGGAAGAATATGAGTTTTGGAAAAATCAGCATCAtgaaattctcaaataaaaatgctgttttagtGAAAAACGCTTTCAGGCACATCTGTGGATTCTCAGTCATCCCGGTCATCCCGGTCTTTGACTCTTTGAGTGACTTCCAGGCATAAGgataagaaataaacagaaacaaaacagaaataaaaagtgtgCTCAGTTCTTCCAGTACTGAACAGGGTTATGAATCTGCATCGCTTTGTTTCCATTTAGTCAGTAATTTCAAATAAAACGAACCTAACTCGTAACTTAACGTTGATGACGATAATAGATTACATTCATTCAGAAAACTAAACGGGAATAAAATGCCTGGCACGATAAAACTACAACTCCCACAATGCAATTCTGCCTTGACGGACTTCACGTGATATGCTGCATCCGCTTCACGTGACCGTGCTGACAGGAAAACATGGCGGACGTCGAGGCGACGAAGTCTTTGAGCGGGCTTCTGAACGGAATCGCTCAGATCGTATATTACGCCAACAGCGACAtcacagaggagctgctgaaggacGAGCTGTACCCCGAGCTGTCGCGGGAGGAGTTCACGGCCCTGCGGGACAGGATGACAGGCCTCCTGAAGGTGATGAAACGCCTCCGTCCTGCGGGTCACAAAGCGGGAGTGTCGTCTGGGTCATTAGCTGTGTCAGCAAGTCATTGGTAGAAATCAAGCTGCGTGGACTGTTTTTAACGCAGGGGCCCGTTTGTTAGAGTTTTCAGGTAAATGTCAGCAAACAGCTCGTGTTTATGAATCGTGATTTGATCTGTTCCATACACTCAGTGGCTCAGACTGGCCGAAATGTTAACGGTGCGGCGTGAAACTTATTCACattgatgtttttattctgtgGTCCACGCCTGTGTGTCCTACCTGTTgtcagcagggggcagcactgGCATAGCAGGTCAGCCTTTGAGTAAGACTCACCTCCCTCTTTGGATTTTTTGGATGTGAACTTTGGCACATTTTGgtttaagaaacaaaacaaaactgcagagcTCCAGTTGTGTGGTGCACCTCAGCTGATCTTTCTCATCCTCTCAGTCTATCGCCACAGCAGACATGGACCACGCCCAGCTGGAGGCCTTCCTCACAGCCCAGACCAGGAGGCAGGGCGGCGGTGGGGTGACCGCCGAACAGGCCGCCGCCCTCTCTCGCTTCTGGAAGAGCCAGAGAGCGCGAGTGCGGGAGAGCTTGTTGGCTCAGAGCCGCTGGCAGCCCGGCCTCAGGGGCCTCTCCTGGAGGGTGGACCTCCAGACTGCAGCCAGCCGGGGTGACGCAGCCCACAGCGGCCCCGTTGCACTGGTGGAGTTGGAGCTGGGCCGAGCCGGACAGGTGAGTCTGACATCTggtgtttcctctgctgctcactcGGGCTCATGGTTTTCGCTGACCAGGACAGCCACAGTGTTCTGCTGCACTTTCCTGCCCTTTTTGGTTTTTCTGGAACACAAATGTGTGATATAACTGCTAAGGGACTGAATGGACCAGCTGGGGCTCAGTTCCCCACCAGCTGAACTCAGCAGTACAGCATGTACATTGGAACCATGAACCATCAAGTTATACACAAAAAGTAGATCTCGACATGAATGCTGTTgcttcagttttcatttgttgactcacacacaatcaagaaaataaaaataattttactgtATGCAGTATTATTGTAACAGTTATGGTAACACTGCTTCTGTCAATGTATTATCAGTCTCTATAAACAGATAACTGCACATGAATCAGACGATAACCAACtggatcagatcagatcagatcagatcagaattcctttattaatccctggagggaaattcttgtttctacagacaattgcacatgcagtattcccgaccaagaaaggagaaaagtgcagagtatataaataggataaacaaaaactaaaatctcaagtacagtagtatttacaaaaactgtattcaaaaaattttttaagaaaatttaaaaatacaggtatgtacaatgtgtaaaagtagccaatatgtacattgtataaacagtgagtgtgtccgtcacagtgctgagtttaacagtttgatggcgacaggcaggaatgatttcctgtgtcgctctgtggtgcatcgtggcagtatgagtctgttgctgaacgagctcctgtagccgatcagcacattgtggagagggtgagagggaaagtccagtatagtccttattttggacaacatcctcctctcagacaccactgtcagagagtccagttcctctcccacaacatggctggccttcttgatgattctgttgagtctgttagtgtccctcaccctcaggcagctgccccagcaggcaacggcatatgtgatggcactggacaccaccgactcgtagaacatcctcagcatcgtcctgcagatgttgaaggacctcagccgcctcagaaagtagaggcggctctggccctttctgtagaccatgtccacgttcttgcaccagtccaaGATTGAGAACAATCGATACAATGCAGTCCAATATTTAGAATGTAAATTGAAAGCCATACACTTCAAATATTAAAGATAACCAGGAAAAATATTGTGTCTTTGACGTGGCTCATATTCTCATGAgagagctggtgtgtgtgtgtgtgtgtgttgtacacgCAGGAGGAAAGGTGGGCGGGACAGTCCCCCGTCCAGCAAACACCTGTCACCTGAGTGAAAGTCCCTGCCTGTACTGTAAGTGAGCCAAAGCTcaaaggtgacacctactggacAGTATGGTGTCCTGCAGACACTGAACTCCAGAAGTGGTTTCTACATGGAcattgactgaaaaataaataattaggtTCGTAACCaacttgtgtttctgctgctgactaGCAGAGGCTGCCACCTGATGTAGAATCTGCGTGGTGGAACGTTGTGCTTTTATGCCATTTAAACTCGACAGCACCGGCGTGAACTGGTTTTGGAGACAGATTCCACTGTGGCAGGGGGGCCTGGCTCTGGATGTGAGCGGATTTCTGGTGTGTTTTAATAAGTCCCGGTCCTACGAGGAGGCTAAATTGACTCGATCTGGGTCCTGGGCTGAAGAGAGTCACGGAGCCCCTCTCAGGGGATGGTTCAGTCCAGGCTACTGTTTGGATGGTGACCttaatttcaaaacaaactccATTTTGGTGGGAAACAAATCTCATCTGAAGCCAGGGACTTGGCGACGTGAGTTGAGCAGGTGTGTTAGAGATGGTTTGGGTTGTTGAGTGTCTTTATGTGTGCAGTCTTTTGGTCGTTTTCGGTTTCAGCTAAGCCACAAAGCCAGTatgtcttcctgtttctgctgctgggaCATGATGTCCCTCTTGGTCCGCACACATTAGAGTCATTCAGAGTTACTGTTGCTGTGTCCCCTTATTTTGATACGATTTGATGAAAGAAAGTGACCAgatttaaatcaaacaaactcCAGAAGAATGACCGATGATGTCAGGATGAGGATTTTAAACAGACATCCTGTGCGTTTTAGAACTTTTACTGCGTCTGGATTTGGCCCCAACATACATAACAGAGTTGTTGACCccgttttgttttaaatgattgttaagcactttggaaacctggtttttgaaaggtgccatataaataaagttattgtAATTATTACATGAGCCAGCCTGCAGCCTGAGGTCCTCAGGTGGGGACCTTTTGGACGTTCCAAAGGTTAAAGACTGAAGGTGATCAGGTTTTTGCTGTCAGGGCTCCTCGGCTCTGGAACGACCTGCCCGAGGAGATCAGGCTTTCAGGGTCAGGGACTTCTTTTAAAACCCGTTTATGTAGACAGGCTTATATGTGATGTCGTCTTTTTACCGACCGTTTATCTTGTTCCTATCTTCTTCCTACATTTATTGACGATTAACTTTCTTACTGATTTTTTTGGCAGCTTGGGAACCTGCTTTTTAAAAGGtgctgtgtaaataaagttattattattattgttattgttattccAATTGTAGGTAAAAACAGCATGTGGGTCGAGGAGC
This genomic window contains:
- the commd1 gene encoding COMM domain-containing protein 1 isoform X1, translating into MADVEATKSLSGLLNGIAQIVYYANSDITEELLKDELYPELSREEFTALRDRMTGLLKSIATADMDHAQLEAFLTAQTRRQGGGGVTAEQAAALSRFWKSQRARVRESLLAQSRWQPGLRGLSWRVDLQTAASRGDAAHSGPVALVELELGRAGQDSEFVCLEFDEAKVSQVLKKMADVQQSIDSIVHRT
- the commd1 gene encoding COMM domain-containing protein 1 isoform X2; protein product: MDHAQLEAFLTAQTRRQGGGGVTAEQAAALSRFWKSQRARVRESLLAQSRWQPGLRGLSWRVDLQTAASRGDAAHSGPVALVELELGRAGQDSEFVCLEFDEAKVSQVLKKMADVQQSIDSIVHRT